CATAACTTGTAGGGAGACTCCAGTACCCTGGGTTCATGGCAGTCCTCGGTGAgagcagaggtcccttcccaggATCAGACcagccttctccctcctcttcacTCCTCTTGCATCAGCTCAACACTGGCTGCTTGGGGGCACAGCATGGGGTCTCCGGAGGGAAACAGAAACACTCTGTAGGAGCTGCCTTCTCTGCAAGCCGCCTGCCAGAACTGGGGATGGAAAGGGTCGTGAGACCAGCACCTTTCCGGCAAACCTGAAGTACCTACTTGGTGCCATACAGGGTCTCAGTGCCCGGCAGTAGGACATGCATGGCCAGGAGAACTGGCCTACGGTGAGACTACaagtgaaaaaaagttttttacaTGTTGCTGAATAGCATTTATGAATCTGCATTTCTTAATCAGCAGCCAAAAGACCAGAAAGTATGAATTAAGCCTTCACCTATACACAGGTCTTGCTATATTGCATTGCACACTAGCTAATTAGCTTAAGAATACGCTCAAATTGGTGTTTCTGATAAATTTCCCTTTCGTGCAAAGACTattaccatattttaaaaaaaaaaaaaacaactaaaaatccaGTTGTGACACTGAAATTAAAATCCCTGTTTATGCAAATTATCAGCAACGCTACCAATAAATATTGTCCATCTCCCCTACACTTGTCTTCATATATGAACAAGATCAAGACATTTAAATTGGCAAATTTATAAATATCATAGTAATGCTGCAATAATATAGGCAATACTTAAATCACAAACTTAAAGAACATGGTGTTATCAAAAATACCGGAGTGGGTCAGTTGCCCATGAAAACTTAAATCACTTTGTTGACCAGCTTAAAGTTAATTATTAGGCTTTTTTAAATACTCAGATTAGATTTTATGAAAGCCATTCAGTACTTCTCCCATTGTACTTTAACAAAGTTAAGATTATTTACACATGGCAACTCTTAGCACAATGAAATGTTTGAACACTGATTTGCACGGGTCAAGCCAGTGCTTAAAATTTTCCCGGCTTAGCTCTGTTAGTTTGAGATGTGAAATACCTTTGTTACCATGCTGACATCGCTGCACTGATGAAATCCCTCCTGTGGGCCGGATCACGCTACCAGAGATTTCTCACCTTATGCTTTTTGGAGGTGCAGGACTGGCCTGTTGGCAGAAAAGCTCTAACAGAGCACACTAGTCAAGAAATTCCTCAGACGGAACAAggcagaagaagcagcagggTTTGTTTGTCAAATCACACGATGGAATCTGACTGCAGCATTGACCTGCTTCTGACAAAAGAACAGTAGATGTTACAgccatttataatttttttagaatttttttttagactCTTTAATCTTATTCTTTAATAAGGAATGTAAAAACTTACCAGATAGAGCTGGAccaagtttggggaaaaaaaaaaaagtcacacatgATGTTCACTGCATTGCTAACTTTTGGGACATGAAAGACAGCCATGAACATCGCACCATCCCTCACTGCCAGTTGACCCCAGTTAAGCAATATATTCACCCCTTTCTactgatttcttatttttcttacacGGATTTCTCTTCACTTTGTTTGTTGTTAAATTTGGGGTACGTTTTATCTTCTTCACCATTTTGAAGCACTAAATACAATATGAAAGAGCAGGATGCTTTGCACTGAGGAGCAGCAGTGACTACATGGACATCAGTCTGTGAATCACAGCTCTGAATATTAGTTTTTAAAACACTGGGCCTGGTAGCAGTGGTATGAAAGCTCACTACTGCTTGGGACAGAAGTTAGGAATGAGATAGCCACAGCATGTCATGCCAGGCAATCAGAGATGTGCACAAAATATTCCTTGCTGAAGTTTGTCCCACTAAGATTACAGAGCAGAAGTCTTAAACAACTCAAGACTTATAGGTCTATTTAAAAAGATACAGACTTAAATGGACCAGATTACTTCTGAGTGAAAAATCTTCCAGTGCTAGCTAGTTTCTTGCTTTATCTGCCACATTTCCTTTTGCCTACCATAGTTTCTACCTTCCCGTTTGGGAAGTGAAATTCCAATATCCAGCTACCAAGCGCAGAAACAATGCAATCCAGACCAGCAGCTTTCACCTCTGGCCTCCAGACCCCAATGGGTCCACAAACAACCTCTAAGGTGTGGTGAAAGATGATTAAGAAATGCAGATTCATAAGTGCTATTCAGCAACatataaaagccttttttcaGTTGTACTCTCTTAAAAAGAATTCCCAATGGAGATACAAGTCCTTTgtaaaaaaattgtaaaagaacTTGCATCACCATTGGGAATTTTTAAGATACTTTAAGTGAAAAAAGATTTAAAGCAATATGGATCCTGTGTACCTGTTCCTAAACCTTAGCTCTTATTCAGTCTCTCCTGTATCCTATATTCACAGAGATGCCTGAGACTTAGGTGTCAACACAGCAGACACCAGCTACCCAATCACCTCATTATATACCCATTTTTGCAACACCATCTTTATATTAGTAGAAAAACTAGTTTTGCGGTAGAGCACAAGCCACCCTCCACTCCCAACAGAATCTACATCAACGCAACGCAGCATCACAGAGCTAGATAAGGATTAGAGCGCAGGAGAGACATATCAGCTTGATCTGCTTGACCAACTAAGCTTATGCATCGCTTCTGCCAAGCTCTGACCAACTGCCGCAGCAGCAAGTGCCAGCCTCAGATCTATGGCAGTCATGATAAAAGCATCCATTTAAGCCCCTACCCATGAGCTGGAGAAAAGAGCACTGAACCTTATGATACTGGGCTCCTTCACAaaggcaaatttatttttttttttaaccaacagcattacattaaagaaaaaactaaCACGGTGGATAAACAAGGCAATGAAAACTAATCCTCAAAGTATAATTGCAATAACAATTGTAAAGTCTTTTCCTCAAGGAAGGAAACTGGTAGAGCAACAGAGCGTTTGCTACATCCACTAGTAGCCCTCACTCTGACCTCGATTTTTAAAGCTTGCTGGGTAACAAGGCCAGCCTGACAGCGGGAGCGGTTTCTGGCACCTCCTCTTGGCTGGCCCTGCTTGGGCACTGTTCCGCTTCTGCCAGCTGCATCTCGCACAGCTCTTCCCCGCGACATGCACGCCTCGCTGGAAGGCACTCTTAACTCAGCAGCTGTGGGAAGCCTCCCTTAGCTCAGGTGTTGGAAGGCTGCGTGCAACTGCCCCTGTGCTCACTAAAAACTCAAGAAGTTTGGTTCTTGCACAGAAACACTAGACTTTCTTGGGAAACGCTACGTAAGTTTCTCCCACCCTGTCCCTCTTTTACAGGCACCAAGCTCTGCTTCACAAGACCACAAGCAGTCCCCTGAACCGTGCTTTCAGGCATCGACAAAGAGACATGGCTGACCTAGACTACTGTACACCATTATCACTACACACTCCACTGTGCGAGAGGACTCCCTGTCTCATAGAAATACCTCTCAAATGCATCACAacaatatatgcaaaaaaaaccaaacacaaaggaaaaaaaacaaccaacaaaccaaccacattTTCAGGCCAGCCCATTGGTCCATTACCATTTACACCCACTTTGTTTCACCAGCAGTGGGGCTCCTCTCTGCAATTCTTCACCAGGGAATACGAGAGGGTTTACCTTCACTTTCAGCCGGAGTCACTAGCCTCACACTCAAATGAAGGGTTGCTTGTAGCTCTATTCATTCCAGCCTCAAGCTATCATCTCCGCGTGGTTCTCAGCTAAATAGACAAACCAGCTGGGTCACACCTGGTTGAGGCATCCCTCCGCAACTGTTGCCCTGTGCAACCATTCCTAGGGAATCTGGCAATGTCCAGAGCCATCACCGCCCCCAGGATGAGCATTTGTATACCCCACTCTAGATTTAAGGATGCAGGGGAATGAGGGGAAGGCCCCCTCAACACCTGGCTTTAATGTTCCTTCTCCCTCCAGTAAGATTCCTGTTGAGTTTCTAGTAAGACCAGACACCATAATAATTTTCTATGTTTATTTCATTTGtaatacagcaggaaaaaaaaagtacagagatTTTCCAGACACAGGAAAACTGTAGTATTTTTCAGGGCCAGCTTCTTAGACATATAACACAACAAGGATAGATTCACACTGAATTTGAGctagaaatgaaaaacagaaaagctgcacAAAGGATCAGTACACCGGCAAACATGTGGCAATGCCTCTTTCTCAAATCTGTAATACCCTGCAACCTAGCGAAGAACTGCACAGAGCTTGTATGGATGGGGTTTCATTGTGCTCCCAAAGACAACTTCTGTGTTGACTTCCTTAACTCCTTCAGGTAGAGTGAACTTGAATGTCTGCAACAGGCTGCAGAAGATGATGAAAAGCTCCATCTTTGCCAGCACCTCTCCCAGACATATACGGTGGcctgcagagggagaagggaaagagaagtcaGTCCCCACAGAGGTTTGTAATCAGCACCCACTTCCCAGCTTTTCCAAAGAGCATCGCTCAACCTCATCAAGGAACAAAAGGCTTCGCTGAATTTGACATTCTCCTCTCAGATTGAGGTGAGCGAACAATTGAGATGTTTTCCATCCTTCTTTGCAGGATCTGCCCAGACTATAGAAAAAGATACCAGAGATGCTTCTTGGTAGTTTCATACTGTACTTCCTAATCTACAGGACTCCCTGATTCTACAAACTGAGTTTCAGTCTCTTGACTCCAAATGAGAATGACAAGAAAGCATCTTTAGGTTCTCTCACAGCTTCCACTTAGTACAGGCTGACTTTTATTCACTAATAGCAGTGAAAAATCAGAATACAGAGGACATTCTACATCTGACTAGAAATTTTCCTACataattttttcagtgaaaacaagttattaaagaaaaaagttttcccAATCTATCAACATTCTCCAGGATATGATTTCCAGTCAGAGACAGACAGTGACAGACCCTGAAGTGTAGTGCTTAGACCATTCAACTTGGATGTGAGAAATCGATGTTCAAATTTCTCTTCTGCATAGTTTAGGCCAGAAACCCAAGCCTAACACTTCCACATCTCAGCTGAGGGCTCTGACAAGCAGGCTATTCCATCCTAAgagcttttctttgtttaagCTTCTATAAACGCACACACTGGGTGAAAGAAGACTCCAGAAGCTCcccaggaaagagaaagacataACTGTCAGGGATGTATTTGATCCAGCTTCAAATTTCTGCACTTATGAATATTGAATTATTTACACAAAATAAATCAGCTCCATCATAACAGCCTGCCACAGAACAGCCACTATAATAGCATGATCTGGCATATGCAGAGGATGATAGAGGACAACAGCGTAAAGACCCAAATCCCAAAATTATTGGCAATTCTAGGGCCTAACTCCTTTTACCTTCTCTGCATTTTTACAAAAATCTAAAAATCAAAGGTTTACACAATTaccaaacaatttattttgtaatCAAACATTTTTCTGGGCTGTGAAAACCATGTGCTCCTATAGATTGAGATTACGCTTCCTTTGGCTGTCTCTGCAATGAAAATAATGCAGCTTCACACTCACAATCTCACCCACACAAACGGGGTCAAAGTTATCAGTGTACCCACCTGCTGAGAAGGCTAAGAAGGCCTCTCGGAGCACAAAATTTCCATCTTTGTCCAAGAAATGACCAGGGTTGAACTGGTGAGGGGTCTCCCAGTATTCAGGGTCAAAGAGGGCTGAGTCTATGTTTGCCATAATCATAGTGCCCTGGAAGGAAGATGCTGTTGGCTCAGTTCTGTCTCTCTCACATCAAGAAGAAAGGACACAGACAGATTCCAGCTATGATCCAGCACACTGCTGCTCATGTGGAGAGGCAGCAGAAATGAGATCAttttattaggggaaaaaaaataaatcatctcaAACTGTTCCAAGgggatttttcttcaaataaataagaaaagaaacttcAGTATTTCGGGTTCAGGAATTTCCCTGCTGTATTTCTCcatgtctcctttttttccattctgttagCCAATGCAACAGAATGACTGGTCTGCAGTTCTTCAGCACCTTATCCTAAATCTAGCAAAATGGTTTTCCCACTTTTGACAAGCTTTCTCAGGTTTTGACAAAGGACAAAGCACCCTGGAAATGAAACTACATTTCAAATGATCTTTCTTAAGGTGGAGGTGGGAAAGGTGTGCATGACAAGCACCATGGAGCAGGGCGTGCAAGAAAATGCCTCCATGTGTGCCTTTGGGGAGGTTTGGCATTGAGGTTCAGTTTGGAAAGGCTGAACAAGTCAATGAAGCTGGCTTTTTATTTGAGGTTACGTGGCAGTTCAGAAGCTGCGGGGAAACACCTTCATTATATCACAAATATGATGCCAGAGaagtaataataagaaaaagcagTCCTAAGTGAGTGAAGTTGAGTAGACTCTTGGTGTAGTCTCAGACATCACCAATGAAGAAAATGTTCCATCTCACATTTGTTCACATGGGAGACAATACCCTGGTGCTAACAATCTGCTGCACCTTCCCTGCCGACACCATCATACATTTCTGATAAGTCTTCTCTGAAGTCTTTTGAAAGGATAAGAGCTCAAATgcttataaattatttcaaaaatcaCAGGCTCTTGGAAAGTAAGACTCTGCAGCACTTTTACAGAACACTAGTTTAATTGGTGTGAAACTGTGCTTTTGGCAAGTATTTTCACTCACTGTCTATCAGACAAAGGCACAAGccagaggggatgggaggggaaaaaCGCTGTCTGCCAGCACTGCCACCAACACCCATCTGTCCTGAACTGGAGGGAAAAGGGGTTAGTGGTAAACATGACTGCACGGAATGTAATTCATGGCCAAAGATCACATTGGAATAGAAAGGATATTGTACCTTTGGAAGCCGATACCCCAAAACAGTTGTATCCCTCACtgcttctctgggaattgtgatTAAAACAATGCTACCAAAGCGCATGATCTCATGAATCACAGCATTAGTGTAAGGCAGTTTCTTCCGATCCTCATAGCAGATTAGATGGGAGGGACTCAGAACTGCATCTAGCTCTTTCTGGactttttctacaaaaaaaaaaatataatattccaATATATATAAGAATGCTGTTTTGCGTGAAACAgagctttcatttcctttttggaTTATAGTAGTGATAGAAAAAATACCATATGTAAAGAATTTATACTTACCATAtcttaaaatgtaataaatttaattgcatttatacAACTGTCTAGTTAAGATTTTACTACACTCTGGTATTTCCTTGCTTACAGGTTCTATGTTCAGGTCATCTTTCCACAAACCCAACAGATTTATTGAGCTTCATAGATAAAGCAAGGGGAGTGAACTGTAAATAAACCAAGAACTTCTTAAGAGATCAATTCAGTTACTCAAGCTATTGTTTTTACTCTAGCTAAATAGAGACTCACAGCACACTAACCAGCATATTGCAAGGGAGCCATCATATCAAGCTGATGCACACATGTAATGCTGAGAAGTGGAACAGGATAATATTACCAAACCATCACAAACTGTTAATCTTTTTTGGCTGTTATCTAGGCTTCCGTAAGTAGCATAGCTTATACAGTCTCAGAGGTTCAGCGTCAAATTTCGTGCTTAAAAATTAGGCTAGTAATCTAAgaggttttgtttgctctttATTTCATTAGAATTTGAAAAGTATACGTGTGCACAGAGCTCCGTTCTTCCAGCATTCTGTCACCACAAGcatgaaaagaaagatttctagCTCTAAACCCAAGAGTCCAGTACCTGTATTTGGCTTACCAATTCATCACTCTGAAAGCTCTGTATCAAATAATTCAAAAATTTTGAAACAGCGTGCAACTATGCCTTTGTCTAGTATTTTCCAGTCATCTTTTTGTCTTCCCATTAGCGTCTTCCTTCTTTGTTTAGCATTCTGTACCTTACAATAAATATACTTATTATACAGAAATACAACTTGTGTCTCAGTTAATGAGTGCAAATAATATATTCTTATTATTCTGGATACCAGAGGTATGTCACTTTTCCCTAACCCAAGCTCATATTTCACCTCGAGCGTTTTCAGCTGGACTGTATCTCCCATTCAGTACTTACAGTACTGAAACAGTCTGACAAAAATCAACAAGACAAAATACAGTATCAGAAGCTGAATAGCCCTGAAATCATTTAAAAATCCCTGTCTGAAAATCTTCTACTTCACTGGCTTCTTAAAAGCAAAGCTCAAAAATGTGAtcgtgaaaaagaaaaaaaaaaacaaaacttgatcTTCAAAAAACCTTGatcttaagcaaaaaaaaaaaaaacaacaaaaaaagtgtaaCAGAATTGTTCTACCCAAAACATGCCCATGTTTGTGTCTACAACTCACCTTGGATTTCAGGATAAGCCACCATATAGAGCAGAGCCCAACGCAGAGTGGTGGCGGTGGTCTCTGAGCCACCCAGGAAAAGGTCAAAAACAGACTGCACCATATTGTCTTCATCAAATGTAGAATTAGGGATATTTTTAGTCTGCAGGTGTCAGTGAGAAAGGTAAAATGGGGTATATGTGTGTAACAGTTAGCACTGAGACAGACAGCAATCACTATACCTAAACATACAATATTTCTAGAGGACAGAGAAAATATAAGTGCTTGAGTAAAACAAAGATTTATGGAAACATTTCCCTCAAATAAGTATATTGCTACTGTTAAATTACAGGAGCTGTTGAAAGTGTCAGGTGTCTAAGGTCCTATTATACTGTGTTCTAGAGGGACTTCTTGTCTTGCTGCTAGCTTCCACATcggaagaaaacatttctaagtAGTTTTATCCCACCCTTGCCACTCTCTGCACATTTGCTGATTTCGGCTATCTATTGCATATATCATACATTATCGTTTTAAAAGATTTATGCTTTTTTCAGAGCAGAGACTGCCATCATTTTACAATTGTTGTTATAATCATACCATACTACTAAGCACACAAAAACTCAGTACAAAACACAAAGAtaataaatgcaaatattaataggacacaaaaaaaaaatcagtcagacAGCCATCCAAATATTTGCACCTTTTCAAagtcctccctcccacccactgACCAGCCTGCACTCAGAATTCCACAGTATAACAACAAACCAACGCAATTAACTTATACTTCTAAAACAAGTTATTAAACTAACTATTCAAAGTTCATGTTTGAATGACAGCAGAGGCTTTAACCTGTATCTGTAGAGCTCTGTAATAACATTGCTGTGTACAGCCAACAGAGGAAAGGTGCAGGGAATCCATTTTGATAGGACCTGTGTCACATACAGCATAAATTACTCACTTTCTCTATCTGTTCCAGGTAAAAGTCAATGAAATCTTCTGGTTCATCTATTGTGCCTCTTTCCCTGTGTCTTTTGATTTCCTGTCTTATGAAAGAACGAACGAAATCACAGGAAAACAATGCTTTCTTTATAGGGCCTGGGAGGTgctctgcagcccatgggaaaaCTTCACACATCTGCAAAGCAAGCATTCAACACAGTTGCGGTAAGTTACATGACATGAACAAGGATATTATAGAGATACAGCGTGGACATTTTTTGGTGATAAACTGCTGAATTAGTTTCTCTAGGAAAAATACTGTAGCATCAAGGAAAAGTGTTGGGTACATGAACACGCATTAAAACCACAAATTAAAGACAAGACAGTCTCTACCCTGGACTTTTTCCTATCCTTACTGCATAACTCTACTTCTGTTTGCCCTGTTACTTCATGAACAAAAGAATCCACTTTCACAGATAGATTGAACGTGTATTgatattaataaatttaatattaataaacatTGATATATATTACCTtagcacatggaaaaaaaattctcttttattCTGATACAAAGAGTATCACCTTTTCACCTTAACAACACTGGTGCTCACATTACAGAAAAGTTCAGCATCCCAAGCACATCGCCTTTGATGAGGAACTATAATAAAGATTACTAATATAGTATTAATATAATAATCAAATTATGTCAAACTCAAAGCACTGCAGGTCCAGTTCATATTCATAGTCAGAATTTTTTTCAGCACTTAATATGTATTGAATAATGCAATAACTATAACAATATATATTACAATATAACTATATTGTGTAATAGTGCAATAAATGATGTGCtcaataaaataatttgcatagTAAATAAGTCATTTTCTCACATAGTAGAGGTAGCTGTTCCCAAAAGCCACTATACAATTGTACGCTTCAATCAGCTGGCGGAAGGTTTCATCCTCTTGGGAGAAACGATGTCCAAAAACCACAGCACAGATCACATTAGAGACAGCGTGAACAACAGGGAAGGAAGGGTCAACGGCTCTCCCTGCCGACAGAGACAAGCACTCATCTCCAAAGTACTTTCTTTATCTCCTTTGCTATTTTGGAAGCAAGACCACAATGACATTTTATAATAGATGTCCTCTATGCTATTTAGACTGTTACACTGAAATACCCCAAATTCACTGGCAAacataacaaaagaaaaacctcattCAAAAATGAGGACAGGAAGGCCTTAAGTCTTTAACTCCCAGCcttgggcaggggtggggggttgccttttttttttttcatcttgatctTGGTGTTGATACCAAAATACACATTGCTGAGGTTCGACTGTACAAACAGTTTTGATTGCACTCTAAATCTAAGCTGTGCTCCAAAGCCATTCTTTTCTGGAGCAAGAACAGTTAGTCTCTACCCTTACAATCATGCAGACTATGTACTATGTCAAAAGCCCAAATGCAGTTCCCAAGTACCTTGTCAATGACATACCATCTTTGTCCCTGAAGAACTCGACCAGACAATGGGCCTCGGTTTGTATCCCACGCTCCATTCCTTTATTCCCCATTCCCAGTTTTCGGAGAGCTCCAATTCCAAAATGTCTCTGATGTTTCCAAATGAGACCATTTGACACCAGGATACCTTCAGCCATCAAGAATCAATTTTATGTCACATTAGTGTTCATATAATAGCAAATGGCATACACACAGAGAGTTCTTCTCATCATGCtgccactcaaaaaaaaaagcgcaaCATCAGGGCAGTGttcttttaattgtattttgttAGAGACAAAGAAACCACCTTGGTTAATATATTCCCACCCTTGCAAAAAGTCCACTCAAATCTCAGGACTCACACACTTGCCCTTCCAAAACTAGTCCTATTCTTTCTAGCAGCCTGCTACAAGTTTCAAAGACACTGTGGGTTGGTGTTGCCTTCTATTTGCACATGCTTTGAGCAGAAATGAATCTAAACCCTCATTCACACAGAAAGGGTAATAGCCCAGCTCATGCAATCTCTTACAAGACCTCATTTATTATCTTGTACAATCTTCTAATACAATTAATACTTACTTGTAAGCTATGTTGGCAAACATCCCTATACGGACATTGTGTTGTTGCAGATGTTGACACATGTCAATTCTGCATGAGTGCAAAGACAGCTTTCTTCAACAAACAATAAATTCAGGTTTCTACCACCTGAAAATACGATGGCATCCCTCACCAAGCTACTCATAGCCAACAGATTTCTGTGGAGCTCATTGGGGAGGTCTAGGCATTTCCTAGGCTTGTGCTTCTTATCACCTTACACAAACCTCCTAGAGATCATCGCATTTCGCTGTTGGTAGTGATTCAAAAAGGAGAACTCTTTAATGGTGAGAGTTAATAAATGGTTCTCAGTACGTGTTGTCTGTGCTACACAGCCTCTGGCTTTCAGAGGATCCTGCTTTTACAAGGCTGTTTACACCAGGTGTCCTGCTCTCATCCTGGTCCAGGTCCCTCCTGGAAAGACAACGAGGCCAGGGCAAGCAGCACATAGCAAGCACCAGAGTAGGAAAAGCAGGTTTTAGCAAATCTACAAACAGCTTCCTAGAACCAGAGGTCTCACTGTGGGACAGGAAGGAATCCCATGCCCCAGTGCTATGACTCTACGTTCTAGCAGACAGCCCAGCATAAACCATTTAATCCACATGGTGGGGAACCTCCTCCCTCCACCAGTCTAGCCCACGCCTCCCCTGGGAAAGCCAGTTTGCTCTCTGAGACAGCTGCTTGACCACAGCCTGGAATAACTCTCCCCTATTCCTTCTGTTGTCCTGGGAGCCTGGGCTAGCAGAAAACAAGCCAGCTCAACAGGCAGTTATTTTCATTGCAGAGAGTTGCCAGcttgcagctgtgctgcagctgtttaTGAAAGCTGTCTCTGCTACAAATGGCTAGTGCTAGGGCAGCTTTTCACAGGCCAGCTACTTTACTCCATATCACCCAGATAAAAGGTGGCCATAAAGACCCTTCCAAAATGGACTGAAATGGCCCCAGACTTAATTATGTCTATTCCTTAAAGATGTTTTTCTCTGCTTACATTAGCTAGTGTTATAAATTAAAGCTTTCCAGACTGTAGTCCACATGCAACAAAGCCTGACCGTGGCAAAAGGCATCTGCTCTGTATCCTATGAATAAAAGGCTGGTGGAAACAAGTTcagtcatttctgttttaaacacaGTACCCTTTTTATTCTCCATCCACCATAATCCAGCAGTATCTGATGTAAATGATAGCACAAtaagcagctctgaagaaggaTGTATGTTGCATCTACAGTCTGACTAATACATTTAAATCTCCAGTGACCTTCCTGTGTCTTTGGACTTCCCAAAAGGCTAGACCTTGTTCAACAGCTCTGTATATGCTTTCCTTACAGCAGCCTTTGCTGTAAATAAACAGCTGGGAGCAAAAAGAATTATTCTAGCCTCAGCTTGCAGAGAAGGCTGCAAGCTCTTATTTCACATCAGGACATACATTTAGACAAACACTACAAATGGACAAGCAAGACCTAGCTAGGTACAAATATTGCTGCTCTGATGAGATTCTGAAATACATGTGTGACAGTGTGACTTTGGGGACAACTTACGAGTAAAGTTGCAGAATTATATCATTCACCTTAAGTAGATAAAACAGGTGAATCTGGAACTAAGCACTTGTCACTACAGAAAACATGAGAGGAAACAGAGTCAAGGATGAAGTCCTTCCACAGATATGAGCATCTTACCCTTTCCATTTGCCATTTTGT
The sequence above is a segment of the Larus michahellis chromosome 6, bLarMic1.1, whole genome shotgun sequence genome. Coding sequences within it:
- the LOC141744746 gene encoding cytochrome P450 2J6-like, which produces MISLILISLILFLLGAQFLKLQWKSRGFPPGPTPFPIIGSLWRINFRADHGNLKKLAKLYGNICTLWLGHKPMVVLYGFQAVKDGLTTNSEDVSGRLQTYVFNKMANGKGILVSNGLIWKHQRHFGIGALRKLGMGNKGMERGIQTEAHCLVEFFRDKDGRAVDPSFPVVHAVSNVICAVVFGHRFSQEDETFRQLIEAYNCIVAFGNSYLYYMCEVFPWAAEHLPGPIKKALFSCDFVRSFIRQEIKRHRERGTIDEPEDFIDFYLEQIEKTKNIPNSTFDEDNMVQSVFDLFLGGSETTATTLRWALLYMVAYPEIQEKVQKELDAVLSPSHLICYEDRKKLPYTNAVIHEIMRFGSIVLITIPREAVRDTTVLGYRLPKGTMIMANIDSALFDPEYWETPHQFNPGHFLDKDGNFVLREAFLAFSAGHRICLGEVLAKMELFIIFCSLLQTFKFTLPEGVKEVNTEVVFGSTMKPHPYKLCAVLR